Proteins co-encoded in one Myxococcus xanthus genomic window:
- a CDS encoding efflux RND transporter periplasmic adaptor subunit, protein MKWWKGAIAGALFLGAAAITAGGLKDRPPPSLEVQLSKARKGSITRTITGAGKVQAATTVKISSSLSGDLVELAVKDGEAVTKGQVLGRIDPRLYQAAHKQALASLNASRADVQVAEVEVGRAQLELARAEDLAKKGLSSAAEVDTARATKNTGDARLASAKQMLARNMAIVDQAQTDLTRTTLVSPIDGNVIELSREVGERVRGSDLSEDVVMTIAALSAMEVKFEVGEHEVVHLKPGQPAEITLDALEGQTYSGSVVEIAQKALIKNEGTEAEVTSFPITVALDTRPPNVLPGMSSEVRISAETHNDVVLVPIQAVTVRSERSLPDYKAPIEGGGLTAKRTESLAKVVFVVDSSNKAQVRRVQTGIASDTELEIVSGLNDGDRVIEGPYRTLSKELNDGDIVREPEQGAGMKGGRKS, encoded by the coding sequence ATGAAGTGGTGGAAGGGTGCCATTGCTGGCGCGTTGTTCCTGGGTGCTGCGGCCATCACCGCGGGCGGGTTGAAGGACCGTCCTCCGCCGTCGCTCGAAGTCCAGCTGTCGAAGGCCCGGAAGGGCTCCATCACCCGCACTATCACCGGCGCGGGCAAGGTGCAGGCGGCCACGACGGTGAAGATCTCGTCCAGCCTCTCCGGTGACCTGGTGGAGCTGGCGGTGAAGGACGGCGAGGCGGTGACGAAGGGCCAGGTGCTGGGCCGCATCGATCCGCGCCTCTACCAGGCCGCGCACAAGCAGGCCTTGGCGTCGCTGAACGCCTCGCGCGCCGACGTGCAGGTGGCGGAGGTGGAGGTGGGCCGCGCGCAGTTGGAGCTCGCGCGTGCGGAGGACCTGGCGAAGAAGGGCCTTTCGTCCGCCGCCGAGGTGGACACGGCGCGGGCCACGAAGAACACGGGGGATGCGCGGCTGGCATCGGCCAAGCAGATGCTGGCCCGCAACATGGCCATCGTGGACCAGGCGCAGACGGACCTCACGCGCACGACGCTGGTGTCGCCCATCGACGGCAACGTCATCGAGCTGTCGCGTGAAGTGGGTGAGCGTGTTCGTGGCTCGGACCTGTCCGAGGACGTGGTGATGACCATCGCCGCGCTCAGCGCCATGGAGGTGAAGTTCGAGGTGGGCGAGCACGAGGTGGTGCACCTCAAGCCGGGCCAGCCCGCGGAGATCACGCTCGACGCACTGGAGGGCCAGACGTACTCGGGCTCCGTGGTGGAGATTGCCCAGAAGGCGCTCATCAAGAACGAGGGCACCGAGGCCGAGGTGACGAGCTTCCCCATCACCGTCGCGCTGGACACCCGTCCGCCCAACGTGCTGCCCGGCATGAGCTCCGAGGTGCGCATCTCCGCGGAGACGCACAATGACGTGGTGCTGGTGCCCATCCAGGCGGTGACGGTGCGCTCGGAGCGCTCGCTGCCGGACTACAAGGCGCCCATCGAAGGGGGCGGGCTGACGGCGAAGCGGACGGAGTCGCTGGCCAAGGTCGTGTTCGTGGTGGACAGCAGCAACAAGGCGCAGGTGCGCCGCGTGCAGACGGGCATCGCCTCTGACACGGAGCTGGAGATCGTCTCCGGACTCAATGATGGCGACCGGGTGATTGAAGGTCCGTACCGGACGCTGTCGAAGGAGCTGAACGACGGCGACATCGTGCGTGAGCCGGAGCAGGGCGCGGGAATGAAGGGCGGTCGGAAGTCGTGA
- a CDS encoding TolC family protein: MNAFVIAVALAAAPSDSGTPITLDQARAEGRQNVAAIQAMLDVAIADEDVNLSRSVLLPQLSLDASAGKIWFGRRQEFTTVPDPANPGSFIRNAVETPSTSTQNYDLGLSLTQVIYDRARWKQLEQSGVVRDAQKGQAREEADTSELEAIRRFFTLYRTQATLQVLKATVERSEQQVERAQALFHAGRTGKNEEITATVNLGTDRINYTAMLGQLVNDQSQLAVWLARPGTEVLTAQDPGVLTTEPPPAPSVNEALASARAYRPLLRTLELRIRAAELKQSIARSEYLPRLMAQGLYNRGGPDASLVFTEPRLQNRFTAAVGLSWDLFTGLSTGASSRRAEADIRKAQLTLEQTAREIEGEVRAAHRTLEAQLEAARLAAQNVEVATQGLEMQEARFRAGAGSTLEVRDAQLSLTRAELALLENRIDVEIARYSLQRAMGALSPGESK, translated from the coding sequence ATGAACGCCTTCGTGATCGCGGTCGCCCTGGCCGCCGCTCCCTCGGACTCCGGTACACCCATCACCCTGGACCAGGCCCGCGCGGAGGGCCGGCAGAACGTCGCGGCCATCCAGGCCATGCTGGATGTGGCCATCGCGGACGAGGACGTGAACCTGTCCCGCTCGGTGCTGCTGCCGCAGCTCTCGCTCGATGCGTCGGCCGGAAAGATCTGGTTCGGCCGCAGGCAGGAGTTCACCACGGTTCCGGACCCGGCCAACCCGGGAAGCTTCATCCGCAACGCGGTGGAGACGCCCTCCACCAGCACCCAGAACTACGACCTGGGCTTGTCGCTCACGCAGGTCATCTACGACCGCGCCCGCTGGAAGCAGTTGGAGCAGAGCGGCGTGGTGCGTGACGCGCAGAAGGGACAGGCGCGGGAAGAGGCGGACACCTCCGAGCTGGAGGCCATCCGCCGCTTCTTCACCCTCTACCGCACCCAGGCCACGCTCCAGGTGCTGAAGGCCACCGTCGAGCGGAGCGAGCAGCAGGTGGAGCGAGCCCAGGCGCTCTTCCACGCGGGCCGCACGGGCAAGAATGAAGAGATCACCGCCACGGTGAACCTGGGGACCGACCGCATCAACTACACCGCGATGCTCGGGCAGCTGGTCAACGACCAGTCCCAGCTCGCCGTGTGGTTGGCCCGGCCGGGCACCGAGGTACTGACGGCCCAGGACCCGGGCGTGCTCACGACCGAGCCGCCGCCCGCGCCGTCGGTCAACGAGGCGCTCGCGTCGGCCCGCGCGTACCGGCCGCTGCTCAGGACGCTGGAGCTGCGCATCCGCGCCGCGGAGCTGAAGCAGTCCATTGCCCGCTCGGAGTACCTGCCGCGCCTGATGGCCCAGGGCCTCTACAACCGCGGCGGTCCGGACGCCTCGCTGGTGTTCACCGAGCCGCGCCTGCAGAACCGCTTTACCGCGGCCGTCGGGTTGAGCTGGGACCTGTTCACCGGTCTGTCCACGGGGGCGAGCTCCCGTCGCGCCGAGGCGGACATCCGCAAGGCGCAGCTGACGCTGGAGCAGACGGCGCGGGAAATCGAAGGTGAGGTTCGCGCCGCGCACCGCACGCTGGAGGCCCAGTTGGAGGCCGCTCGCCTGGCTGCGCAGAACGTCGAGGTCGCTACCCAGGGCCTGGAGATGCAGGAGGCGCGCTTCCGCGCTGGCGCGGGCTCCACCCTGGAGGTCCGCGACGCGCAGCTGAGCCTGACGCGCGCTGAGCTCGCCTTGTTGGAAAACAGGATCGATGTCGAAATCGCCCGCTATTCATTGCAGCGGGCCATGGGCGCCCTGAGCCCGGGAGAGTCGAAATGA
- a CDS encoding YIP1 family protein — MTSLAQPARVFVDPLDGTRAAVEARRWVWPLLILALCVSASGTLFSLRWDVAPDVIRQLQGSGQLMGLSEADLTDKIQTESRKALVGGIAKGVILMPLMALLLACILWVVSWLFDRPASFEQLLSAAVLALLPIALYHLILTLCVAAQHSITMARVMNLVPSNLGAVLQGLSPKMQRVASTVDFFNLWSTGLLGLGFSAATGMSRGRAVLLAVALYAMYAGIFLIGLPAQAGAQ, encoded by the coding sequence ATGACTTCTCTTGCTCAACCGGCCCGCGTCTTCGTCGATCCCCTCGATGGGACCCGTGCTGCCGTCGAGGCGCGCCGCTGGGTGTGGCCTCTCCTCATCCTGGCCCTGTGCGTGTCCGCTTCCGGGACGCTCTTTTCCCTCCGTTGGGACGTCGCGCCTGACGTCATCCGCCAGCTCCAGGGTTCTGGTCAGCTGATGGGGCTGTCGGAGGCGGACCTCACGGACAAGATCCAAACGGAGTCGCGAAAGGCGCTGGTCGGTGGCATCGCCAAGGGCGTCATCCTGATGCCGCTGATGGCGCTGCTCCTGGCCTGCATCCTGTGGGTGGTCAGCTGGCTCTTCGACCGGCCCGCGTCCTTCGAGCAGTTGCTGTCCGCGGCCGTGCTGGCGCTACTGCCCATCGCGCTCTACCACCTCATCCTGACCCTCTGCGTCGCGGCGCAGCACTCCATTACCATGGCGCGGGTGATGAACCTCGTACCGTCGAACCTGGGAGCCGTGTTGCAAGGCTTGAGTCCGAAGATGCAGCGCGTGGCGTCCACCGTGGACTTCTTCAACCTCTGGAGCACGGGCCTGCTGGGGCTGGGCTTCTCCGCCGCCACCGGGATGAGTCGTGGGCGTGCGGTGCTGCTGGCGGTGGCGCTGTACGCCATGTACGCGGGCATCTTCCTCATCGGCCTTCCCGCCCAGGCAGGTGCGCAATGA